The following proteins come from a genomic window of Liolophura sinensis isolate JHLJ2023 chromosome 13, CUHK_Ljap_v2, whole genome shotgun sequence:
- the LOC135480393 gene encoding microsomal glutathione S-transferase 1-like isoform X2, with protein sequence MTSDFSFKNPVFAQFAFYAGIVILKTLAMSLATAYHRITKKVFINPEDNPGGKVTPNDPDVERIRRCHLNDLENVVPFVLIGGLYVLTGPSAHAAALHFRIFAAARIFHTISYLFALPQPCRALSFVVGYMATASMAVNVIRSGVM encoded by the exons ATGACGAGTGATTTCAGCTTTAAGAACCCGGTGTTCGCGCAGTTCGCTTTTTACGCTGGTATCGTGATACTCAAGACTCTGGCAATGAGTCTGGCTACCGCCTATCACAGGATAACGAAAAAG GTTTTCATCAATCCCGAGGATAACCCTGGTGGAAAGGTTACCCCTAATGACCCAGACGTTGAGAGGATCAGACG GTGTCATCTAAATGACCTTGAGAACGTTGTGCCTTTTGTGCTGATTGGCGGATTGTACGTCCTGACAGGACCTAGTGCGCATGCCGCTGCTCTACACTTCCGCATTTTCGCCGCCGCCCGGATATTCCACACGATATCCTATCTCTTCGCTCTGCCTCAGCCGTGCCGAGCTTTGTCGTTTGTTGTGGGATATATGGCTACAGCCTCCATGGCTGTAAACGTCATAAGATCAGGCGTGATGTAA